The Polyangiaceae bacterium genome includes a window with the following:
- a CDS encoding metal-dependent hydrolase, with translation MATGANSLALVFFFAYFSHLMLDMMTLQGVPLLYPITNNPFVIPGNPGYRIRTGDLRAEAVMYRIRTGDLRAEAVMFCLFLSLGLFLRPLFEHGFWTSYNRLFGTMQHLYLEFQRSEDLLEVRYRAHKGSLELSGKGYCLEAKPARAVLLQGDSLVVLDLSELVVKEVEPTHTGRQFFFREHRFVGIGVDSLQRLVGKHIVAKLDVVADSPFLVTANGVTSEQRRFESGFLLEPVFHELFDSIEAEVFVYEPNPRIPVLREQLRSLRRENLSRSEATARHTQRLAELETQLLRERDMVAREALYQQLAEGRKQKLPLPDFPKAHELQVEIAALQNQEQARNARQLEATERRNRQAERQPAKFTGYLTTVEIDGL, from the coding sequence ATGGCCACCGGCGCCAACAGCCTGGCGCTGGTCTTCTTCTTTGCCTACTTCTCCCACCTGATGCTGGACATGATGACGCTGCAAGGGGTGCCCCTACTCTACCCTATCACCAATAACCCTTTTGTGATCCCCGGCAACCCGGGCTACCGCATCCGCACGGGCGACCTCCGGGCGGAGGCCGTGATGTACCGCATCCGCACGGGCGACCTCCGGGCGGAGGCCGTGATGTTCTGCTTGTTCCTCTCGCTGGGGCTCTTCCTCCGCCCCCTCTTCGAGCATGGGTTCTGGACGTCCTACAACCGCCTGTTCGGCACGATGCAGCACCTCTACCTGGAGTTTCAGCGGTCGGAGGACTTGCTGGAGGTGCGGTACCGGGCGCATAAGGGGAGCCTGGAGTTGTCGGGAAAAGGCTATTGCCTGGAGGCGAAGCCGGCACGGGCAGTCCTGCTGCAGGGGGATAGCCTGGTGGTGCTGGACCTGTCGGAATTGGTGGTCAAGGAGGTGGAGCCTACGCACACGGGACGGCAATTCTTCTTCCGGGAACACCGCTTCGTGGGCATCGGCGTAGATAGCCTCCAGCGCTTGGTGGGCAAACACATCGTCGCAAAACTGGATGTAGTGGCGGACAGCCCCTTCCTGGTGACGGCAAACGGTGTTACTTCCGAACAACGCCGCTTTGAATCGGGCTTCCTGCTGGAACCCGTGTTCCACGAGTTGTTCGATTCAATAGAGGCAGAGGTATTCGTCTACGAGCCCAACCCCCGGATTCCAGTCCTGCGGGAGCAGCTCCGCAGCCTCCGGCGGGAGAACCTCAGCCGGTCAGAGGCTACAGCCCGCCACACTCAGCGCTTGGCGGAACTCGAAACCCAACTACTGAGGGAAAGGGATATGGTGGCCCGCGAAGCCCTCTACCAACAGTTGGCAGAAGGGCGAAAACAGAAACTACCACTACCGGATTTTCCTAAGGCCCACGAACTACAAGTAGAGATCGCCGCACTGCAGAACCAGGAGCAGGCCCGCAACGCCCGTCAACTGGAAGCCACCGAGCGCCGCAACC